A section of the Sandaracinaceae bacterium genome encodes:
- a CDS encoding PilZ domain-containing protein has product MLQPATVLPGSRRSLRRAVRLDAELASTSWERVRPHRVLDLSPEGMCVAAGTRLPLGEDLVVSFTPPGWWLHGELSLFAKVVRSVPRLSGEPASMGLSFLDMPHGAQDELARCLRGRPPPLPKRRHPTRRELVWVDLLVTYEEDLGDRVNTVEWSEMVAAEEIEAALDPSPIGGLLTGGRRPYRWKHAA; this is encoded by the coding sequence ATGCTGCAGCCCGCCACCGTGCTCCCTGGCTCTCGTCGCTCCCTTCGCCGGGCGGTTCGCCTCGACGCGGAGCTCGCCTCGACCAGCTGGGAGCGCGTGCGCCCGCACCGCGTCCTGGACCTGTCTCCCGAGGGCATGTGCGTGGCCGCGGGCACGCGCCTGCCGCTGGGCGAAGACCTCGTGGTGTCCTTCACGCCGCCGGGCTGGTGGCTCCATGGGGAGCTGTCGCTCTTCGCCAAGGTCGTGCGCAGCGTGCCCCGGCTCTCGGGTGAGCCGGCGAGCATGGGCCTGAGCTTCCTGGACATGCCGCACGGCGCGCAGGACGAGCTGGCGCGCTGCCTCCGCGGGCGGCCGCCGCCGCTCCCCAAGCGTCGCCACCCCACGCGCCGCGAGCTGGTCTGGGTCGATCTCCTGGTCACCTACGAGGAGGACCTGGGCGATCGCGTCAACACCGTCGAGTGGAGCGAGATGGTGGCGGCCGAGGAGATCGAGGCGGCGCTCGATCCCTCGCCGATCGGCGGGCTGCTCACCGGCGGCCGGCGGCCCTACCGCTGGAAGCACGCGGCCTGA
- a CDS encoding TIGR02266 family protein, with product MVDEGTDGGANRRSYERFDTRLSVDWASEDHFLFSYITNISEMGIFIRTDEPAEVGTTLQLRFGLGDADALELDGEVVWINPVKQGGDNLNPGMGVRFTTLSADQRERVVTMVKTIAYLQDDDSGS from the coding sequence ATGGTGGACGAGGGCACCGACGGGGGGGCGAATCGCCGCAGCTACGAGCGGTTCGACACCCGGCTGAGCGTGGACTGGGCGAGCGAGGATCATTTCCTCTTCTCGTACATCACCAACATCAGCGAGATGGGGATCTTCATCCGCACCGACGAGCCGGCCGAGGTGGGCACGACGCTCCAGCTGCGCTTCGGGCTCGGCGACGCCGACGCGCTGGAGCTCGACGGCGAGGTGGTCTGGATCAACCCCGTCAAGCAAGGCGGCGACAACCTCAACCCGGGCATGGGCGTGCGCTTCACGACCCTCTCGGCCGATCAGCGCGAGCGCGTCGTCACGATGGTCAAGACCATCGCCTATCTGCAGGATGACGACTCGGGCTCTTGA
- a CDS encoding glycosyltransferase family 39 protein codes for MEWSRRQGRIAAAAALGIVAVLAFARLNAFGIWDPWELSVADLARQLAAGEAGAIDRPPLTVWLIAQGFTLFGIHEWSGRLPMAMSGLGAVALCFWLVARFAGRRAGTWAALVAGSSPLFLFNARQMLGAAPGFLTSAAVFLCAMSAVFLPAQPAADEKRRRLALGLWLAGLAVSVVLAAMTSGVLLGVAPPLLAAGVAIAARGEAKPPFAQATRGYVALGVLAAAVIVLVGTGRAIWADYADFGLWTGGVPRGGDPPTWEVGIERLFHSFAPWSALLPLALARLLMGSPSGTPASALEPRLLAPYRDAPDAPRVAHPEENALRLGLVAWVAFGFLAQALFAARFGPATFLPLVGAAGAVALVLHDVERTRRGWWGTAVVTFLFVGLIVRDFRAYPVGPIEGLPVEGIEVPEVFNPKYVWAAFLLAFGGLLGLGLAADPSSPHRAFRDDARTVWRLFVPAALLEAQWKRGIGYRIWLVLIGLLTLSIFGFGAAAWVAPEPIARALQMTTLAIRVGRAFVFIVPGVCLAVGGMRFLLFLFAKLGSYRLVPGILAGVVVGGYAALVFQPQLSSHFSPREVYDTYNRLASEGEPLGEFRVGGRAAAYYASGEIVELDSQAELIQFLQRDERVWVAFRADDLASIDRDYRRRSERHVFVADARSARMILATNQPVEGVENQNYLADAVRDEPPDIQHPISVSFDDRIELLGYDLELPHETYVGPGESFSIIWYFRVLAPVPGSYQPFVHIDGPGMRINGDHVPVDGRYPVRLWEPGDIVVDRQELAVPANYRRGNLTIYLGFYAGESRLEVKRGPADEENRARAGVLPVR; via the coding sequence ATGGAGTGGAGCCGTCGACAGGGGCGCATCGCCGCCGCCGCTGCGCTCGGGATCGTCGCGGTCCTCGCGTTCGCTCGTCTGAACGCGTTCGGGATCTGGGATCCGTGGGAGCTGTCCGTCGCGGATCTGGCCCGCCAGCTCGCGGCGGGTGAGGCGGGGGCGATCGATCGCCCGCCGCTCACCGTGTGGCTGATCGCGCAGGGCTTCACGCTCTTCGGCATCCACGAGTGGTCGGGGCGCCTGCCGATGGCGATGAGCGGCCTCGGCGCGGTGGCCCTCTGCTTCTGGCTCGTGGCGCGCTTCGCCGGCCGCCGCGCCGGGACCTGGGCCGCGCTGGTGGCCGGGTCGAGCCCGCTGTTCCTCTTCAATGCGCGCCAGATGCTCGGCGCCGCGCCCGGCTTCCTGACCTCCGCCGCCGTCTTCCTCTGCGCGATGAGCGCGGTCTTCCTCCCCGCGCAGCCTGCGGCGGACGAGAAGCGTCGGCGCCTCGCGCTCGGGCTCTGGCTGGCCGGGCTCGCCGTCAGCGTGGTCCTCGCCGCGATGACGAGCGGCGTGCTCCTCGGCGTCGCGCCCCCGCTCCTCGCGGCCGGCGTCGCCATCGCGGCGCGCGGCGAGGCGAAGCCCCCCTTCGCGCAGGCCACCCGCGGGTACGTCGCGCTCGGCGTGCTCGCCGCCGCGGTGATCGTGCTGGTCGGCACGGGCCGGGCGATCTGGGCCGACTACGCGGACTTCGGGCTCTGGACCGGCGGCGTGCCGCGCGGCGGCGACCCGCCCACCTGGGAGGTCGGCATCGAGCGGCTCTTCCACAGCTTCGCGCCGTGGAGCGCGCTGCTGCCGCTCGCGCTGGCGCGGCTCCTGATGGGCTCGCCGAGCGGGACCCCGGCCTCGGCGCTCGAGCCCCGCCTCCTCGCCCCGTATCGAGACGCGCCGGACGCGCCGCGCGTGGCGCACCCCGAAGAGAACGCGCTCCGCCTCGGGCTCGTGGCCTGGGTCGCGTTTGGCTTCCTCGCCCAGGCGCTCTTCGCGGCGCGCTTCGGCCCGGCGACCTTCCTCCCGCTCGTGGGCGCCGCGGGCGCGGTCGCCCTGGTGCTGCACGACGTGGAGCGCACGCGCCGTGGCTGGTGGGGCACCGCGGTCGTGACCTTCCTCTTCGTCGGGCTCATCGTGCGCGACTTCCGCGCCTACCCGGTCGGACCGATCGAGGGGCTGCCCGTTGAGGGCATCGAGGTCCCCGAGGTCTTCAACCCGAAGTACGTGTGGGCGGCGTTCCTCCTCGCGTTCGGTGGCCTGCTCGGCCTCGGCCTCGCCGCCGATCCCTCGAGCCCGCACCGGGCGTTCCGGGATGACGCGCGCACGGTCTGGCGCCTCTTCGTGCCGGCCGCGCTCCTCGAGGCGCAGTGGAAGCGCGGGATCGGCTACCGCATCTGGCTCGTCCTGATCGGGCTGCTGACCCTCTCGATCTTCGGCTTCGGCGCCGCGGCCTGGGTGGCCCCCGAGCCGATCGCGCGAGCCCTCCAGATGACCACGCTCGCCATCCGGGTCGGGCGCGCCTTCGTCTTCATCGTGCCTGGCGTCTGCCTCGCCGTCGGCGGGATGCGGTTCTTGCTGTTCCTGTTCGCGAAGCTGGGCAGCTACCGACTGGTGCCGGGCATCCTCGCGGGGGTGGTGGTCGGGGGCTACGCGGCGCTGGTCTTCCAGCCGCAGCTCAGCAGCCACTTCTCCCCGCGCGAGGTCTACGACACCTACAACCGCCTCGCGTCCGAGGGCGAGCCGCTCGGTGAGTTCCGGGTCGGCGGGCGCGCGGCCGCGTACTACGCGTCCGGGGAGATCGTGGAGCTCGACAGTCAGGCCGAGCTCATCCAGTTCCTGCAACGCGACGAGCGGGTCTGGGTGGCGTTCCGCGCCGACGATCTGGCCTCGATCGACCGGGACTACCGCCGGCGCAGCGAGCGGCACGTCTTCGTCGCCGACGCGCGCAGCGCCCGCATGATCCTCGCGACCAACCAGCCGGTCGAGGGGGTCGAGAACCAGAACTACCTCGCCGACGCCGTCCGCGACGAGCCCCCCGACATCCAGCACCCCATCTCGGTGAGCTTCGACGACCGGATCGAGCTGCTCGGCTACGACCTCGAGCTGCCGCACGAGACCTACGTCGGCCCCGGCGAGTCGTTCAGCATCATCTGGTACTTCCGCGTGCTCGCGCCCGTGCCCGGCAGCTACCAGCCGTTCGTGCACATCGACGGCCCCGGCATGCGCATCAACGGCGATCACGTGCCGGTCGACGGCCGCTACCCGGTGCGGCTCTGGGAGCCCGGGGACATCGTCGTCGATCGCCAGGAGCTCGCCGTGCCCGCCAACTACCGGCGCGGCAATCTCACGATCTACCTGGGCTTCTACGCCGGCGAGTCACGCCTCGAGGTCAAGCGTGGCCCCGCCGACGAGGAGAACCGCGCCCGCGCCGGCGTCCTGCCGGTTCGTTGA
- a CDS encoding M23 family metallopeptidase gives MPEVRDEVQHRPLPSVDIPLLRDDVRSTRLKRAVALGAGGLLLVLGLVALFVYPGLSGDGAGDSADEASLEGAAAAPEPGSWAETAEAVAPGGATEPEAPTEPEAEAAATPAPTEELEDGATRTVRPFGDARGFRPALVDAGCTGEEADALIAALDGVMDFRRCRPGHEMIFVRNEDGTLRRFTYNASITQIYEATRDDEGTLVGRQVPIPIERVRIRRGGTIRSSLGSALERVGLGRTLVGVFVETFAREVNFNTHTRAGDTFRIIVDEERVGGELLRYGTVHALEVNGQRLGHHQAFFYEPREGSGDFYDETGRAVHGGWLRTPLRYDHISSPFDPRRMHPILRRIHPHNGVDYAASTGTPVWAAADGTITVIGPRGANGNLVSIRHANGYETHYAHLSRFASGLSQGDTVTQRQVIGYVGSTGRSTGPHLHFGLKRHGRFIDPQAELNGPGRMMSSAYLGRYRRQVRELQRELTQIPVAPAPEGDDDEPEPESGATD, from the coding sequence ATGCCGGAGGTCCGGGACGAGGTACAGCACCGTCCGCTCCCCTCGGTCGACATCCCGCTCCTGCGCGACGACGTCCGCTCGACGCGCTTGAAGCGAGCCGTCGCCCTGGGAGCCGGAGGGCTGTTGCTCGTCCTGGGGCTCGTCGCGCTGTTCGTCTACCCGGGCCTCTCGGGTGACGGCGCGGGCGACTCCGCGGACGAGGCCTCGCTCGAGGGAGCCGCCGCGGCGCCGGAGCCCGGCTCGTGGGCGGAGACCGCGGAGGCCGTCGCCCCGGGCGGAGCCACCGAGCCCGAGGCGCCGACCGAGCCCGAGGCCGAGGCGGCCGCGACGCCCGCCCCGACCGAAGAGCTCGAGGACGGCGCCACGCGCACCGTGCGCCCCTTCGGAGACGCGCGCGGCTTCCGACCGGCCCTGGTGGACGCGGGCTGCACCGGAGAGGAGGCGGACGCCCTGATCGCCGCGCTCGACGGCGTCATGGACTTCCGCCGCTGCCGCCCGGGGCACGAGATGATCTTCGTGCGGAACGAGGACGGCACCCTCCGCCGCTTCACCTACAACGCGAGCATCACGCAGATCTACGAGGCGACCCGCGACGACGAGGGCACGCTGGTCGGTCGGCAGGTGCCCATCCCGATCGAGCGCGTGCGCATCCGCCGCGGCGGCACCATCCGCTCCTCGCTCGGCAGCGCCCTCGAGCGCGTCGGCCTCGGCCGCACCCTCGTCGGCGTGTTCGTGGAGACCTTCGCGCGCGAGGTGAACTTCAACACCCACACCCGCGCGGGCGACACCTTCCGGATCATCGTCGACGAGGAGCGGGTCGGCGGAGAGCTGCTCCGCTACGGCACCGTGCACGCGCTCGAGGTGAACGGGCAGCGGCTCGGGCACCACCAGGCCTTCTTCTACGAGCCGCGCGAGGGCTCGGGCGACTTCTACGACGAGACCGGGCGCGCGGTGCACGGCGGATGGCTGCGCACGCCGCTCCGCTACGACCACATCAGCTCGCCCTTCGATCCGCGCCGGATGCACCCGATCCTCCGCCGCATCCACCCCCACAACGGGGTCGACTACGCGGCCAGCACGGGCACCCCGGTCTGGGCCGCGGCCGACGGCACCATCACCGTGATCGGTCCGCGCGGCGCCAACGGGAACCTCGTCTCGATCCGTCACGCCAACGGCTACGAGACCCACTACGCCCACCTCAGCCGCTTCGCCTCGGGGCTCTCACAGGGCGACACCGTCACCCAGCGGCAGGTGATCGGCTACGTCGGCTCGACCGGCCGCTCCACGGGCCCGCACCTGCACTTCGGGCTCAAGCGACACGGCCGCTTCATCGATCCGCAGGCGGAGCTCAACGGCCCCGGCCGCATGATGTCCTCGGCCTACCTCGGCCGCTATCGACGTCAGGTCCGCGAGCTCCAGCGCGAGCTCACCCAGATCCCCGTCGCCCCGGCCCCCGAGGGAGACGACGACGAGCCGGAGCCCGAGTCGGGCGCGACCGACTGA